A window of the Triticum aestivum cultivar Chinese Spring unplaced genomic scaffold, IWGSC CS RefSeq v2.1 scaffold170933, whole genome shotgun sequence genome harbors these coding sequences:
- the LOC123176021 gene encoding glycine-rich cell wall structural protein 2-like — MVGTKLVAIGYVVLLSIGLANAARVVRFGSGSATGTGAGGGEGGGTVSGGGSGAGGGTGSGLSSSSGSHASGGGGGGGGGGGQNGGTGYGSGSGSGSGSSQYSQGSSYPYGGGYGGYTSAGGAGGGGGGGKASGYQGSSGYGAGSGTGFGSATATNNWYRQGSTNADAGGNGGGNGGGRNGGSGAGKGAGSGYGNANP; from the coding sequence ATGGTAGGCACAAAGCTAGTAGCCATTGGCTATGTTGTCCTCTTGAGTATTGGACTGGCCAATGCTGCAAGGGTGGTTAGATTCGGCAGTGGAAGCGCCACGGGaacgggagcgggaggaggagagggtggGGGAACTGTGAGTGGTGGTGGCTCGGGTGCTGGGGGTGGAACTGGGTCTGGCTTGAGTTCTAGTAGTGGTAGCCATGCAagcggtggaggtggaggtggcggcggaggcggcggccaaaATGGTGGAACTGGATATGGTAGCGGGTCCGGCTCTGGCTCCGGTTCCAGTCAATATAGTCAAGGATCTTCATATCCTTATGGTGGTGGCTATGGTGGATATACTAGCGCTGGTGGtgccggtggtggcggtggtggagggaAAGCTAGTGGCTATCAAGGATCTAGTGGATATGGGGCTGGTAGTGGCACTGGTTTTGGCTCAGCTACAGCTACTAACAATTGGTATAGACAAGGTAGTACAAATGCAGATGCTGGTGGAAACGGTGGTGGCAATGGCGGAGGAAGAAATGGTGGGAGTGGTGCAGGCAAAGGTGCTGGATCTGGGTATGGCAATGCCAACCCCTAG